A stretch of the Acidilobus sp. 7A genome encodes the following:
- a CDS encoding ATP-binding protein, which produces MLFDERPKERREDLFDREAELAAIMDNVNRPLLVLSGVRRIGKTSLLLVALNELGHDYILIDARELKANYGRRDLYSLLSKALSSRLSRLADVLKGIRGVNIMGNYVEISWRGRDYISLAELFDALNRRRLIVAIDEAQRLRGPMGAELREALAHAYDYDRNLTFVLTGSEVGLLHELIGVDDPSSPLYGRYYHEVQLGRFSEEQSAEFLRRGFEEAKLKVDEEVIDEMVRLFDGIPGWLTFAGNQYLAARSLEEVRERAIGVALRELENLVEEKSRASPSAGRRYRLALKCIAEGRDSWSSLKRCFEEGEGATVSSSVLDNVLRTLERLSIVKGYEFLDPVYREAARRLR; this is translated from the coding sequence ATGCTCTTTGACGAGAGACCCAAGGAGAGGAGGGAGGACCTCTTCGACAGGGAGGCCGAGCTGGCGGCAATAATGGACAACGTCAACAGGCCGCTCTTAGTGCTGAGCGGCGTGAGGAGGATAGGCAAGACCTCGCTCCTCCTCGTGGCCCTTAACGAGCTGGGGCACGACTACATTTTAATTGACGCGAGGGAGCTCAAGGCCAACTACGGCAGGAGGGATCTCTACTCCCTCCTGTCCAAGGCCCTCTCCTCAAGGCTGTCTAGGCTCGCCGACGTCCTTAAGGGGATCAGGGGCGTTAACATAATGGGCAACTACGTAGAGATAAGCTGGAGGGGAAGGGACTACATAAGCCTGGCAGAGCTATTTGACGCCCTCAACAGGAGGAGGCTGATAGTGGCCATAGACGAGGCCCAGAGGCTTAGGGGTCCCATGGGGGCTGAGCTCAGGGAGGCCCTGGCCCACGCCTACGACTACGACAGGAACCTCACCTTCGTGCTCACAGGCTCGGAGGTCGGGCTCCTCCACGAGCTCATAGGCGTTGACGACCCGTCCTCCCCCCTCTACGGCAGGTACTACCACGAGGTCCAGCTGGGCAGGTTCAGCGAGGAGCAGTCAGCAGAGTTCCTCAGGAGGGGCTTCGAGGAGGCCAAGCTCAAGGTCGACGAGGAAGTTATTGACGAGATGGTGAGGCTCTTCGACGGCATCCCTGGCTGGCTCACCTTCGCTGGCAACCAGTACCTGGCCGCGAGGAGCCTTGAGGAGGTCAGGGAGAGGGCCATAGGGGTCGCCCTGAGGGAGCTGGAGAACCTAGTAGAGGAGAAGTCTAGGGCCTCGCCCTCAGCCGGCAGGAGGTACAGGCTGGCCCTCAAATGCATAGCGGAGGGCAGGGACTCGTGGTCGTCGCTTAAGAGGTGCTTTGAGGAGGGCGAGGGGGCCACGGTGTCATCGAGCGTCCTCGACAACGTCCTGAGGACCCTTGAGAGGCTGAGCATAGTTAAGGGCTACGAGTTCCTCGACCCTGTGTACAGGGAGGCCGCGAGGAGGCTCAGGTAA
- a CDS encoding DMT family transporter — protein sequence MSGELAALGAAVIWAYASVAYRPFVERHGAVRVNVMRTLYAAIASAVPAVILGIMRPASLWALASGALSLGAGDTMYLASIGSVGVSVAAPVSYTFIIMAEVMALAVGERPTLPLLLGGILVVVGVALISRGPMGRLRPSGVALALGAAVAWASGWVMIRVADVGGLSPVSTAFLRVSAALAILAAVSAVRGGGLRGTLKGTVRTRLPIVAAADLAGGSALFALAIGVTGVDRSMVIVGSMPLIAQAIAWASGSERPSAFEVAGAALVTLAVALAFA from the coding sequence TTGAGCGGCGAGCTCGCTGCCCTGGGGGCCGCGGTGATATGGGCCTACGCCAGCGTCGCCTACAGGCCGTTCGTGGAGCGCCACGGGGCCGTCAGGGTTAACGTGATGAGGACGCTCTACGCCGCCATAGCTTCGGCGGTGCCTGCCGTGATACTTGGCATAATGAGGCCGGCCTCCCTCTGGGCCCTGGCGAGCGGGGCCCTGAGCCTCGGCGCGGGCGACACCATGTACCTGGCCTCCATAGGCTCCGTTGGGGTCTCCGTGGCCGCCCCGGTCTCCTACACCTTCATAATAATGGCCGAGGTCATGGCGTTAGCGGTGGGCGAGAGGCCGACCCTCCCGCTGCTCCTCGGCGGCATACTGGTGGTTGTAGGCGTCGCGCTCATCAGCAGGGGGCCCATGGGGAGGCTGAGGCCCTCAGGCGTCGCCCTGGCGCTTGGCGCCGCTGTGGCCTGGGCCTCCGGCTGGGTCATGATAAGGGTCGCTGACGTGGGCGGCCTGAGCCCCGTCTCAACAGCCTTCCTCAGGGTGAGCGCCGCCCTTGCAATACTTGCAGCTGTTAGTGCCGTCAGGGGAGGAGGGCTGAGGGGCACCCTAAAGGGCACCGTGAGGACCAGGCTGCCCATAGTGGCGGCCGCCGACCTCGCGGGCGGCTCCGCGCTGTTCGCCCTTGCAATAGGCGTGACGGGCGTCGACAGATCCATGGTCATAGTGGGCTCCATGCCCCTAATAGCGCAGGCGATAGCCTGGGCCTCAGGCTCTGAGAGGCCGTCGGCCTTTGAGGTGGCGGGGGCCGCCCTCGTGACGTTAGCGGTGGCCCTGGCCTTTGCATGA